DNA from Thermococcus sp. LS1:
ACTTGTCCTGGAAGAACTCCCACTTTGAGGAGCCCACTTTTATGGCCAGCGTTGGGCAGACACCCGCACAGCCGCCGCAGAGGTAGCACCTGTCTTCGTTAACGACGATTTTAATCTTCTCCGGCATCTTCGACACCGCCAAGCTTTTGTTTGAGCTTTTCCTCGTCGATTTTG
Protein-coding regions in this window:
- a CDS encoding DUF362 domain-containing protein; protein product: MPEKIKIVVNEDRCYLCGGCAGVCPTLAIKVGSSKWEFFQDKCISCRICINACPVGALTAEPLGVSE